A DNA window from Engystomops pustulosus chromosome 10, aEngPut4.maternal, whole genome shotgun sequence contains the following coding sequences:
- the LOC140103817 gene encoding uncharacterized protein isoform X2 has protein sequence MDPRFEGTSTRDRIYQTWYVDPNLKLKKFLATWNLLKTETAFTSFIPDFIQGMEDEDLSSYICEIKRAIKRDLLCIHQYSTACHFLVKVIHHRRDIKQFSDYFMVDFLLDRLNWAHENREEMKYLMTKNVLVWMSVCHFESVINRLRFFICYDTFHASTLDLLIEVISLCAPVVIPHVVQMLPKVSDKIEEVLDPDSRETICHAVRRLSCSVLQYLEKSHQYKVQLFKAMNSIRASISIWLHEVPAGLAEEVQRALEPFTGPYTTENKPAETDDVISKTLPQFHHIQQLRKQRVIGFKIAKDSPELRIQMREFVTSMVAGKKLPKPFRKSMLNILKNALPVPKMTAILFFNEAFKHGSLLKPKEQNTAIQILLKITIEDDTVMCCAAIEALGNAAPRLVESNWKQIIYHLHQRLSKTTNTKVIVGTLRALSNFIKHLRFAVLNRDYVNICQEYLDYADEQVQMAAVTLLKDLTQSCHLAMSSYFHSQVKRCIPSLLVKIHSANQEKSAAATSCVISCLSYVKGGTIRGFLRKEGPPDTSDLGSIYSYLADYHPKMTKTMLLHTPDNLSHLEDKWAVLQHFKYLTLVIQKDAVKATELYKLYQGLVTLNSNNNPMTLNIVAGKARSILISKWPPERRGSWIGWSTKCCWCSN, from the exons ATGGATCCCAG ATTTGAGGGAACATCCACCAGAGACCGAATCTATCAGACCTGGTATGTGGATCCAAATCTCA aacttaaaaaatttttggccacCTGGAATTTGCTGAAGACAGAAACAGCCTTCACATCATTTATCCCAGATTTCATCCAGGGAATGGAAGATGAAGATCTTTCCAGTTATATATGTGAGATCAAAAGAGCCATCAAGAGAGACCTG TTATGCATTCATCAATATTCCACCGCGTGTCATTTCTTGGTCAAAGTGATTCATCATAGAAGAGATATAAAACAATTCAGTGATTATTTCATGGTGGATTTCCTATTGGATCGCCTAAATTGGGCCCATGAG AATAGAGAAGAAATGAAATACCTCATGACTAAAAATGTTCTCGTCTGGATGAGTGTTTGCCATTTTGAAAGTGTCATCAATAGACTGAGATTCTTCATTTGCTATGATACCTTTCATGCTAGCACTCTGGACCTCTTGATAGAAGTAATATCTCTGTGTG CACCTGTAGTCATCCCCCATGTGGTGCAAATGCTGCCAAAAGTGAGTGATAAAATCGAAGAAGTTCTTGACCCTGACTCTAGGGAGACCATATGTCATG CCGTGAGACGTCTCTCTTGCAGCGTTTTGCAGTATTTGGAGAAAAGCCACCAGTACAAGGTGCAACTATTCAAGGCCATGAACAGCATTAGAGCCAGCATCTCCATATGGCTGCATGAGGTCCCAGCAGGG CTTGCAGAAGAAGTCCAACGTGCTCTTGAACCCTTTACTGGCCCTTACACTACAGAGAACAAGCCGGCAGAGACCGATGATGTCATTTCAAAGACCCTTCCTCAATTCCACCACATACAACAGCTCAG GAAACAACGCGTGATTGGATTTAAGATTGCAAAAGATTCACCGGAGCTGCGGATACAGATGCGCGAGTTTGTGAC ATCCATGGTAGCTGGTAAAAAGTTACCAAAGCCTTTCCGGAAGTCTATGCTCAACATATTAAAGAATGCTCTACCGGTACCCAAAATGACAGCGATCCTATTCTTCAATGAG GCTTTCAAACATGGCAGTCTGCTGAAGCCGAAGGAGCAGAACACAGCCATCCAAATTCTGCTGAAAATTACAATTGAGGACGATACCGTAATGTGCTGTGCCGCCATAGAAGCGCTGGGAAACGCAGCCCCAAGACTG GTTGAGAGCAATTGGAAACAAATTATTTACCACCTCCACCAAAGACTCTCAAAAACTACCAACACCAAGGTCATTGTGGGGACATTAAGGGCGTTGTCAAACTTCATCAAACATCTGCGGTTCGCTGTCCTCAACAGAGATTATGTTAATATATGCCAGGAGTATTTGGACTAT GCAGACGAACAGGTCCAAATGGCAGCTGTTACTCTATTGAAAGACCTGACACAAAGCTGCCATCTCGCGATGTCTAGCTACTTCCACAGCCAAGTCAAGAGATGTATACCGAGCCTGCTCGTGAAAATACATAGTGCCAACCAGGAGAAATCAGCA GCCGCCACTTCATGTGTAATAAGTTGCCTGAGCTACGTAAAAGGAGGCACCATTCGGGGATTTTTACGGAAAGAGGGACCGCCAGACACTAGTGACCTGGGGTCCATCTACAGCTACCTG GCGGATTATCACCCGAAGATGACAAAGACCATGCTCCTTCACACACCAGACAACCTGAGTCACTTAGAGGACAAGTGGGCTGTTCTGCAACATTTCA AATACCTCACCTTGGTCATTCAGAAAGATGCTGTAAAGGCTACAGAGTTGTACAAGCTTTACCAAG GCCTGGTGACACTGAACAGCAATAACAACCCGATGACTCTCAATATCGTGGCAGGAAAGGCCCGTTCTATCCTGATCAGCAAGTGGCCACCTGAAAGAAGAGGATCATGGATAGGGTGGAGCACCAAATGCTGCTGGTGCTCCAATTGA